One window of Quercus robur chromosome 12, dhQueRobu3.1, whole genome shotgun sequence genomic DNA carries:
- the LOC126708730 gene encoding pentatricopeptide repeat-containing protein At2g22410, mitochondrial-like, translated as MKPLLPSQNSISLLLSALTLRSQLHLHSLSLRPFSSISTNKAKWNSTTNVIITNPTLLIMESCTTMLQLKQIQAHMTRTALITHTFPVSRVLAFCALADSGDIQYARVLFSQIERPNTYMWNTMIRGYCKAKIPTIGFSFFRQMARECVEMDRRSFVFALKACEQFCTVLEGESVHCWIWKMGFDSDLVVRNGLVHFYAECGCLNFAREVFDQSFERDVVTWTSMIDGYVVHNCSEEALKLFNSMLMSDVEPNEVTMIAVLSACSLKGDLTMGKSIHEYIKKRNVNYSLNLQNAMLDMYVKCGCLVAAREVFDDMKIRDVFSWTIMVNGYAKFGELDLARKFFDAMPEKNVVSWNAMIAGYSQNNQPEEALKLFRNLVGVGLHPIENTLVCVLSACGQLGSLDLGQWIHHYYINQKRIQPSVILANAFIDMYAKCGSIDAAAMIFNETVERDLVSWNSMIAGYASHGHATKALVLFDEMINMGFKPDEITFVGVLSACSHGGLVSVGREYFKSMKRNFGIEPTVEHYACMIDLFGRVGLLEEAYELITKMPMEASVAAWGALLNACRMHGNVEVGKLSAFKLLDLDPEDSGIYSLLANICAHERRWGDVRMVRSMMRERGVKKTPGSSLIEVEGEFYEFLVADGSHPQSEDIYRVLNEIFLLSKVEDSVPGTKLN; from the coding sequence ATGAAACCCCTTCTTCCTTCTCAAAACTCGATCTCACTACTCCTCTCTGCTCTCACTCTCAGATCTCAACTACACCTCCACTCTCTCAGCCTCAGGCCATTCTCTTCAATTTCCACCAACAAAGCCAAATGGAACTCAACCACCAACGTAATCATCACCAACCCAACTCTGCTAATCATGGAGTCATGCACCACCATGCTCCAACTCAAACAAATTCAAGCCCACATGACCCGCACTGCCCTCATCACTCACACTTTCCCTGTCAGCCGAGTCCTAGCATTTTGCGCTTTGGCTGATTCTGGTGACATTCAATATGCCCGTGTGCTTTTTTCTCAGATTGAAAGACCCAATACTTATATGTGGAACACTATGATCAGGGGCTACTGTAAAGCCAAAATTCCCACCATTGGGTTTTCATTTTTTCGTCAAATGGCTCGAGAATGCGTCGAAATGGATCGCCGGAGCTTTGTTTTTGCTCTCAAGGCGTGCGAGCAGTTTTGTACAGTTTTAGAGGGGGAATCAGTTCACTGTTGGATTTGGAAGATGGGTTTTGATTCGGATTTAGTAGTGAGAAATGGGTTGGTTCATTTTTATGCTGAGTGTGGGTGTTTGAATTTTGCACGTGAAGTGTTTGATCAAAGTTTTGAAAGAGATGTTGTTACGTGGACCTCGATGATTGATGGATATGTGGTGCATAATTGTTCGGAGGAGGCATTGAAATTGTTTAATTCAATGTTAATGAGTGATGTTGAGCCAAATGAGGTTACTATGATTGCTGTACTTTCAGCGTGCTCCCTAAAGGGGGACTTAACTATGGGAAAAAGTATCCATGAGTATATAAAAAAGAGGAACGTTAATTATAGCCTGAATTTGCAAAACGCTATGTTGGATATGTATGTAAAATGTGGTTGCTTGGTTGCTGCTAGGGAGGTTTTTGATGACATGAAAATTAGAGATGTGTTTTCATGGACTATTATGGTTAATGGGTATGCTAAGTTTGGTGAGTTGGATTTAGCAAGGAAGTTTTTTGATGCCATGCCTGAAAAAAATGTGGTCTCTTGGAATGCAATGATTGCAGGTTATTCTCAGAATAATCAACCAGAGGAAGCATTGAAGTTGTTTCGTAACTTGGTGGGAGTTGGTTTGCATCCAATAGAGAACACATTGGTCTGTGTGCTCTCTGCTTGTGGTCAACTGGGTTCTTTGGATTTGGGTCAATGGATTCACCACTACTATATTAATCAAAAGCGGATTCAACCTAGTGTGATCCTGGCAAATGCATTTATTGACATGTATGCTAAATGTGGGAGTATTGATGCAGCTGCAATGATTTTTAACGAAACGGTGGAGAGAGATTTGGTTTCTTGGAATTCCATGATTGCTGGATATGCTTCTCATGGACATGCTACAAAAGCCCTTGTCCTTTTCGATGAGATGATTAATATGGGATTTAAGCCTGATGAAATCACATTTGTGGGTGTCTTATCGGCTTGCAGTCATGGGGGTTTGGTTTCTGTAGGTCGAGAATATTTCAAAAGTATGAAAAGAAATTTTGGGATAGAACCAACGGTTGAACACTATGCTTGCATGATTGATTTATTTGGTCGAGTGGGGCTACTAGAAGAAGCTTAtgaattaataacaaaaatgcCTATGGAAGCAAGTGTCGCTGCATGGGGCGCCCTTCTTAATGCTTGTAGAATGCATGGGAATGTTGAGGTGGGTAAGCTTTCTGCCTTTAAGCTTTTAGACTTGGATCCTGAAGATAGTGGTATCTATTCATTGCTTGCAAATATTTGTGCTCATGAGAGAAGATGGGGTGATGTAAGGATGGTTAGAAGtatgatgagagagagaggggttaaGAAAACTCCTGGTAGTAGCTTGATAGAGGTCGAGGGTGAGTTTTATGAATTTTTGGTTGCTGATGGATCGCACCCTCAATCTGAAGATATTTATAGGGTATTAAACGAAATATTTTTGCTGTCCAAAGTGGAAGACTCTGTTCCTGGTACTAAACTCAATTAA